A genomic segment from Methanolobus zinderi encodes:
- a CDS encoding DUF5806 family protein: protein MNKYRKFKKMDNKSYSDVTRFLKQTTHLTGREWVTARLCADFKNLSNQSEMTWIGEKLPELVPFMDETYTRQEVSNARASFKKKVQRSGTTFFYAYYAGLITQEEMLNLIHKMVKDIKQLMDTEGSEIPEEHATEVQLLIADVLRRINESLDEDY from the coding sequence ATGAACAAATATCGCAAATTCAAAAAGATGGACAACAAGAGTTATTCTGACGTCACCCGCTTTCTAAAACAAACAACTCATCTTACTGGGCGTGAATGGGTGACCGCAAGATTATGTGCGGACTTCAAGAACCTGTCCAACCAGTCTGAAATGACATGGATAGGTGAAAAACTTCCGGAACTCGTACCCTTCATGGACGAGACCTATACCCGGCAGGAGGTTTCCAACGCACGTGCATCCTTCAAGAAAAAAGTTCAGCGCAGCGGAACAACATTCTTCTACGCCTACTATGCCGGGCTGATAACACAGGAAGAAATGTTGAATCTCATTCACAAAATGGTCAAGGATATTAAACAATTAATGGACACCGAAGGCAGTGAGATTCCCGAGGAACATGCCACCGAGGTCCAGTTGCTGATCGCTGATGTCCTGCGCAGGATCAATGAGTCCCTGGATGAGGATTATTAG
- the mtrC gene encoding tetrahydromethanopterin S-methyltransferase subunit MtrC yields the protein MSAGGAGGEAHGGIPQNNIIAFGAVGGLVLIYAAYFLDSMIPGGYMSFLGGLGAICGIVWGAAAVRRVASYGLGTGVPSIGMLALGTGVVAATFGLAVGGIAGPVVAVIAAAVIGLIIGVLANKVLNMGIPIMEQSMTEIATAGTITIIGLSTAMVGTFMFDEVLTGVIATGYIAVIFIAGGLGILHPFNANLGPDEKQDRTLATAFEKGAIAMVVAGVVASVNDGASATLTILVGLIIWYVAFSEFYKRVKRDAFKVTGSGLLPSKEELE from the coding sequence ATGTCAGCAGGAGGAGCTGGTGGAGAAGCCCATGGCGGAATCCCCCAGAACAACATAATTGCCTTTGGCGCAGTTGGCGGACTTGTTTTAATATACGCAGCCTATTTCCTTGACAGCATGATACCAGGAGGATACATGTCCTTCCTCGGCGGCCTTGGTGCCATCTGTGGTATCGTATGGGGCGCCGCAGCGGTCAGAAGGGTTGCAAGCTACGGTCTTGGTACCGGTGTACCTTCTATTGGTATGCTGGCACTTGGAACTGGTGTTGTAGCAGCTACCTTCGGACTTGCAGTCGGTGGCATAGCAGGACCTGTTGTTGCAGTAATAGCTGCAGCCGTCATCGGATTGATCATTGGTGTCCTGGCAAACAAGGTACTCAATATGGGCATACCTATCATGGAACAGTCCATGACAGAGATAGCAACAGCCGGTACCATCACAATCATTGGTCTTAGCACTGCCATGGTTGGCACATTCATGTTCGATGAAGTTTTGACCGGTGTAATCGCAACCGGATACATAGCAGTGATCTTCATTGCCGGTGGTCTTGGAATTCTGCACCCGTTCAATGCAAACCTTGGTCCTGACGAGAAACAGGATCGTACACTTGCAACTGCCTTTGAGAAAGGTGCTATTGCAATGGTCGTTGCAGGAGTAGTAGCAAGTGTCAATGATGGAGCATCAGCAACCCTTACAATCCTTGTCGGATTGATCATATGGTATGTTGCTTTCTCAGAATTCTACAAGCGTGTAAAGAGAGATGCATTCAAGGTAACAGGTTCAGGGCTCTTACCTTCTAAGGAGGAATTGGAATGA
- a CDS encoding tetrahydromethanopterin S-methyltransferase subunit B, whose product MSMVHVAPEAHLVLDPLTSFLAEEREDVISYSMDPIMAQLDELDLIADDLINSLSPDMQLKSSFPGRETTALSAGFYGNAFYGIIVGLGVAGLLLLVMGALGVM is encoded by the coding sequence ATGAGCATGGTTCACGTAGCCCCGGAAGCACATCTCGTGCTGGATCCCCTTACTTCTTTCCTCGCAGAGGAGAGAGAAGACGTAATATCCTATTCAATGGATCCTATTATGGCACAGCTTGACGAACTTGACTTGATAGCAGACGATCTTATAAACTCCCTTTCACCCGACATGCAATTAAAGAGCTCATTCCCGGGACGTGAGACCACAGCACTTAGTGCAGGTTTCTACGGAAATGCGTTCTACGGAATAATTGTGGGTCTTGGAGTTGCAGGATTGCTGCTTCTTGTTATGGGCGCATTAGGAGTGATGTAA
- the mtrE gene encoding tetrahydromethanopterin S-methyltransferase subunit E produces the protein MEPLTGMGVMALIGAAATIAGASEDLESDVGSQSNPNSQVQLAPQMMYPHRIFNKAVSGEPPSNALMCAIGGTTASVLMSTGASVVLALTIGAILAAAVHGTYSVSSHFGRSASQKRFKQPIYLDIIRSHTPVIMGYAFITTFSILVVSYLMIAVLGHPFPLPLLAFIWGITVGAIGSSTGDVHYGAEREFQNVEFGSGLNAANSGNIVRKGESGLRNGIDNSWFCAKFGGPVTGIAFGMTVFLSGWTTVLFDETRGDAFGWASVIAGAIIVLILILWNRNIEVAARKAYGPYKEDEEAEVAA, from the coding sequence ATGGAACCGCTCACAGGCATGGGCGTAATGGCACTGATCGGAGCAGCTGCAACTATTGCAGGCGCTTCTGAAGACCTCGAATCAGACGTAGGTTCTCAGAGTAACCCGAACTCACAGGTGCAATTAGCGCCCCAGATGATGTATCCACACAGGATATTCAATAAAGCCGTATCTGGCGAACCACCCTCAAATGCACTTATGTGTGCTATCGGTGGTACAACTGCTTCTGTTCTGATGAGCACCGGTGCATCTGTTGTTCTTGCATTAACAATTGGAGCTATTCTCGCAGCAGCAGTACACGGTACTTACTCAGTCTCATCTCATTTTGGCAGATCGGCAAGTCAGAAACGTTTCAAACAACCAATTTATCTAGATATTATAAGATCACACACTCCAGTTATAATGGGATATGCCTTTATCACAACGTTCAGTATACTTGTGGTATCATACCTCATGATAGCTGTTCTCGGACACCCGTTCCCACTGCCACTGTTGGCATTCATTTGGGGAATCACAGTTGGTGCAATAGGATCATCAACCGGTGATGTACACTATGGTGCAGAACGTGAATTCCAGAATGTAGAATTCGGATCCGGACTCAACGCTGCAAACTCAGGTAACATCGTGAGGAAAGGAGAATCCGGACTCAGGAACGGTATTGATAACTCATGGTTCTGTGCCAAGTTCGGAGGACCGGTTACAGGAATTGCCTTCGGTATGACGGTATTCCTTAGCGGATGGACCACCGTATTGTTTGATGAAACAAGAGGTGACGCATTCGGCTGGGCATCGGTCATTGCAGGAGCAATTATCGTGCTTATACTGATACTCTGGAACAGGAACATTGAGGTAGCTGCCCGCAAGGCATATGGACCTTATAAAGAAGATGAAGAAGCAGAGGTGGCAGCTTGA
- the mtrD gene encoding tetrahydromethanopterin S-methyltransferase subunit D, with protein sequence MVGILTANFLNIILITLGGVLISWSVHFVPVGGAPAAMAQATGIGTGTVQLAAGAGLTGLVTAGAMMNVTDNLALVLAAGAVGAMIMIAVTMIVGQWVYVYGVGCPPASAKVKYDPITKDRQDLYVSQGTEGHALPTVSYVSGVIGGALGGLGGALIYDSLLTIENGLAASDLVGIASIFAVGIFFVNAVIPSYNIGGTIEGFHDPKFKKFPKAVIASLVATFFAAIMGVLAIGGL encoded by the coding sequence ATAGTTGGAATCTTAACAGCTAACTTTTTGAATATAATTCTTATAACGCTTGGCGGAGTACTTATTTCCTGGAGCGTTCACTTCGTCCCCGTCGGCGGTGCTCCCGCAGCTATGGCACAGGCAACCGGTATCGGAACCGGTACTGTACAGCTTGCAGCCGGTGCAGGTCTCACAGGACTTGTTACCGCCGGTGCAATGATGAATGTCACTGACAACCTTGCTCTCGTTCTTGCAGCAGGTGCTGTAGGTGCCATGATAATGATAGCCGTTACAATGATCGTAGGACAGTGGGTATACGTCTACGGTGTCGGTTGTCCACCTGCATCTGCAAAGGTCAAATACGACCCGATCACAAAAGACAGACAGGACCTCTATGTATCCCAGGGTACAGAAGGACACGCATTGCCAACAGTATCCTATGTAAGTGGTGTCATTGGTGGTGCACTCGGAGGACTTGGAGGAGCTTTGATATATGACTCACTTCTCACCATTGAGAACGGGCTCGCTGCTAGCGATCTTGTAGGAATTGCAAGCATCTTCGCAGTAGGTATTTTCTTTGTGAATGCTGTAATCCCATCATACAACATCGGCGGAACCATCGAAGGTTTCCATGACCCCAAGTTCAAGAAGTTCCCTAAAGCTGTAATTGCATCCCTTGTTGCAACATTCTTTGCTGCGATAATGGGAGTACTCGCAATAGGAGGTCTGTAA
- the mtrH gene encoding tetrahydromethanopterin S-methyltransferase subunit H, producing MFRFDKKQEVFEVGGVKFGGQPGQYPTVLIGTMFYNRHKIVTDEDKGVFDVEAANNLWQGMVDMGEVTGNPIVNQIVGETPEAIKKYIDWFIEVDDKTPFLIDSSAGDVRAAAAEYVTEIGVADRAIYNSINASVHADEIQAIADSDIDSSIVLAFNATDPSVKGKLEILETGGTGQEKGMLEIAKECGITKPLVDVAATPLGAGSGASMRSVIAIKGHFGLPVGGGYHNMASAWDWMKTYKKQFETKEQRQAIYMPTDIGTNLVSQIIGSNFQLFGPIENTDKVFPATAMVDIMLAETAKELGLEIMDEDHPINKLV from the coding sequence ATGTTCAGATTTGATAAGAAACAAGAAGTATTCGAGGTAGGCGGGGTCAAATTTGGTGGCCAGCCAGGACAATATCCGACAGTACTTATAGGAACGATGTTCTACAACAGGCACAAGATCGTGACTGATGAAGACAAGGGTGTCTTCGATGTAGAGGCCGCAAACAATCTCTGGCAGGGAATGGTTGACATGGGAGAAGTTACAGGAAACCCAATCGTAAACCAGATCGTCGGAGAGACACCGGAAGCTATCAAGAAGTATATTGACTGGTTCATTGAAGTAGATGATAAGACACCATTCCTTATCGACTCTTCAGCCGGTGATGTTCGTGCAGCTGCAGCAGAGTACGTAACAGAGATAGGTGTTGCTGACAGAGCTATCTACAACTCAATCAACGCCAGTGTTCACGCAGACGAAATACAGGCTATTGCAGACAGTGACATAGACAGTTCAATCGTCCTCGCGTTCAACGCAACAGACCCAAGCGTAAAAGGTAAGCTCGAGATCCTTGAGACCGGTGGTACCGGACAGGAGAAGGGTATGCTTGAGATCGCAAAGGAATGTGGCATCACAAAGCCACTTGTCGATGTAGCAGCAACCCCACTCGGAGCAGGTTCCGGTGCGTCCATGAGATCAGTTATTGCCATCAAAGGACACTTCGGACTGCCTGTTGGCGGTGGATACCACAACATGGCATCTGCATGGGACTGGATGAAGACATACAAGAAGCAGTTCGAGACAAAAGAGCAGAGACAGGCAATCTACATGCCAACCGATATCGGCACAAACCTTGTGTCACAGATAATCGGATCGAACTTCCAGCTCTTCGGTCCTATCGAGAACACCGACAAAGTGTTCCCTGCAACTGCAATGGTTGACATTATGCTTGCAGAGACTGCAAAGGAACTCGGCCTTGAAATAATGGACGAGGACCACCCGATCAACAAGCTGGTTTAA
- the mtrA gene encoding tetrahydromethanopterin S-methyltransferase subunit A, whose translation MATKRDAAPGWPILKGEYDVGNIQDSVAVITCGSHLPAGPQLEAGAAITGPCKTENLGAEKVVAHIIANPNIRYFIVTGAEVKGHITGQAFVALHQNGVKDNRIVGATGAIPYIENLNEEAIKRFQEQVEIVDFIGTEDMDAIVAKIKEYASKDADAFDADPMVIEVGEGGAEEEEVGGLKPMAAELATVRSRILEIEKEMMSIGNLNKFHSGVHAGKVEGIMIGLAITLTLLGMLLFGGN comes from the coding sequence ATGGCAACAAAAAGAGATGCTGCCCCGGGCTGGCCAATACTCAAAGGTGAGTATGATGTCGGAAATATCCAGGACAGTGTAGCTGTTATTACGTGTGGTTCACACCTTCCTGCCGGTCCTCAACTTGAAGCCGGCGCGGCAATCACAGGTCCATGTAAGACAGAGAACCTGGGTGCCGAGAAAGTAGTTGCACACATCATAGCTAACCCGAACATCAGATACTTTATAGTTACCGGAGCGGAGGTTAAAGGTCACATTACCGGACAGGCATTCGTTGCCCTTCACCAGAACGGTGTAAAGGACAACAGGATCGTCGGTGCAACCGGTGCGATCCCCTACATTGAAAACCTCAACGAGGAAGCTATCAAGAGATTCCAGGAACAGGTCGAAATAGTTGATTTCATCGGCACTGAAGATATGGATGCCATCGTTGCCAAGATCAAGGAATATGCATCCAAGGATGCTGATGCCTTTGATGCTGACCCGATGGTCATTGAAGTTGGTGAAGGAGGCGCTGAAGAAGAAGAAGTCGGCGGACTCAAGCCAATGGCAGCAGAACTGGCAACCGTCAGGAGCAGGATCCTGGAAATCGAAAAGGAAATGATGAGTATCGGTAACCTGAACAAGTTCCACTCAGGAGTACATGCAGGCAAGGTTGAAGGAATAATGATCGGACTTGCCATTACCCTTACACTGCTTGGAATGTTGTTGTTCGGAGGTAACTAA
- a CDS encoding DUF5402 family protein, with translation MNLIEKISKNRSVLENRLRELLAKPVFLIEADAFALPCGCHGMTINTRGLQVDDLEIFEEHITKYFKETSLELEVEPSFLFARLIPGTPELASLNSRVLCDRCYMDFARGSGKKPRPDIYILNLVRRE, from the coding sequence ATGAACCTAATAGAAAAAATCTCAAAGAACCGGAGTGTACTTGAAAACAGATTACGTGAACTGCTTGCAAAACCAGTCTTTCTCATAGAAGCAGATGCCTTTGCCCTTCCGTGCGGATGCCATGGAATGACGATAAACACCCGCGGACTGCAGGTTGACGACCTGGAGATCTTCGAAGAGCACATCACAAAATACTTTAAAGAAACATCCCTTGAACTGGAAGTCGAGCCATCATTCCTTTTTGCAAGGCTCATACCGGGCACTCCCGAACTGGCATCACTCAATTCACGTGTACTCTGCGACAGATGCTACATGGATTTTGCCAGGGGAAGCGGGAAGAAGCCCAGGCCGGACATATATATACTTAACCTTGTCCGCAGGGAATAA
- a CDS encoding universal stress protein translates to MKILIPTDGSAYAENAARVAARIARKHDYHLILLHVVDDKGFTRKTWRKEGAESVLQELREILLEVGCEEERIETKTVDGSAPEKIVEVAKELNVDRIVMGTQGKNGIKKLVGTVTEKVLQSSEVLVLVVPPSYKLP, encoded by the coding sequence ATGAAGATACTGATCCCTACAGATGGTTCGGCCTATGCCGAAAATGCTGCCCGGGTCGCAGCCAGGATCGCAAGAAAACACGACTATCATCTGATATTACTTCATGTAGTGGATGACAAAGGATTTACCAGAAAGACATGGCGCAAGGAGGGTGCTGAAAGCGTTCTTCAGGAACTCAGGGAAATCCTGCTTGAAGTGGGATGTGAGGAAGAGCGCATAGAGACAAAGACCGTTGACGGCAGCGCTCCCGAGAAAATAGTTGAGGTCGCAAAAGAACTCAATGTAGACAGGATCGTAATGGGAACGCAGGGAAAGAACGGAATTAAGAAACTGGTTGGTACGGTTACCGAAAAGGTCCTGCAGAGCTCTGAGGTGCTAGTGCTCGTGGTACCCCCAAGTTATAAACTACCCTGA
- a CDS encoding signal recognition particle protein Srp19, whose protein sequence is MKEKGKLVIWPAYIDRNKSRSKGRIISRKTSIKEPTVKEINLAAEKLGLNPEIEADKAYPKSWWESSGRVLIDDTAPKTVLSRKISSKIKEIRGQ, encoded by the coding sequence ATGAAGGAAAAGGGAAAACTCGTTATCTGGCCTGCATATATTGACAGAAACAAGTCAAGAAGCAAGGGGCGCATAATCTCACGAAAGACATCCATTAAAGAGCCGACAGTCAAGGAAATTAATCTTGCGGCTGAAAAACTGGGACTCAACCCGGAAATAGAAGCCGATAAAGCCTACCCAAAATCCTGGTGGGAATCCAGTGGCAGGGTTCTTATAGACGATACTGCTCCTAAGACTGTTCTGTCCAGAAAGATATCTTCTAAGATTAAAGAAATACGTGGGCAATAA
- a CDS encoding peptidase U32 family protein — translation MKLYVPHVGHMEGLEDLLSGSQDIYAVYMAGTPDYVGTGRTNLSAPGLEEIQEQTEFAHEKGVKMEIVLNSSCMGGQHLTPQGFNKVKWYFDRLNDIGIDSITVAEPYFVEMLAKDYDMEIVVSVLSFVDSPQKAEFYEGMGADTIVVDPAVNRDFSKLEAIRESVSCNLKLLVNEGCLYQCPFRYAHFNFFSHANGPGPKLNVLDDYYYYKCLSLRINDPQQLVKSPWIRPEDIKEYKHITDTFKIGGRTHFPNWILNNVQAYIQESYDGNLMDLLDCPKDIRDLFYIPNKELGNALEQWKRCDKNCSKCGYCKRLIEKIVQVYSTDGTEQTLQPLKSTGGTT, via the coding sequence ATGAAGCTTTACGTACCTCATGTGGGACATATGGAAGGGCTGGAGGATCTCCTGTCAGGGTCCCAGGACATTTATGCAGTATATATGGCCGGAACCCCTGATTATGTGGGAACCGGAAGGACGAACCTGAGCGCACCCGGGTTGGAGGAGATACAGGAGCAGACAGAATTTGCCCATGAGAAGGGCGTGAAAATGGAAATCGTGCTCAACAGCTCATGTATGGGCGGACAGCATCTGACACCCCAGGGATTCAATAAGGTCAAATGGTACTTTGACAGGCTCAATGATATCGGTATTGATTCCATAACAGTTGCCGAACCCTATTTTGTGGAAATGCTTGCAAAGGACTACGATATGGAAATTGTGGTATCGGTTCTCTCCTTTGTTGATTCACCCCAGAAGGCTGAATTCTATGAGGGTATGGGTGCCGATACGATCGTTGTGGACCCGGCGGTCAACAGGGACTTCTCAAAACTTGAGGCTATCAGAGAATCAGTATCATGTAATCTGAAACTGCTGGTCAACGAAGGTTGTCTGTACCAGTGTCCCTTCAGATATGCACATTTCAATTTCTTCTCCCATGCCAACGGACCCGGACCGAAACTGAACGTGCTTGACGATTACTATTATTATAAGTGCCTGTCACTCAGGATAAACGATCCCCAGCAATTGGTAAAATCACCCTGGATACGTCCCGAGGATATCAAAGAATACAAACATATCACAGACACATTCAAAATAGGCGGAAGGACCCATTTTCCAAACTGGATACTGAACAACGTCCAAGCATATATCCAGGAAAGTTATGATGGGAATCTGATGGACCTTCTTGACTGTCCTAAGGATATCAGAGATCTGTTCTACATACCTAACAAAGAGCTAGGAAATGCTCTCGAGCAATGGAAACGATGCGATAAGAACTGCTCTAAGTGCGGATACTGCAAAAGACTGATCGAGAAGATCGTACAGGTTTACTCAACGGACGGTACTGAGCAAACACTTCAGCCCCTGAAAAGTACAGGTGGAACAACATGA
- a CDS encoding tetrahydromethanopterin S-methyltransferase subunit F has product MAEEEYGKGVPMVIEPNMGPIEAVVEDIRYRAQLIARNQKLDSGVSAAGVSGFIAGFVFVIVMVIILPMFIWSVI; this is encoded by the coding sequence ATGGCAGAAGAAGAATATGGAAAGGGAGTCCCGATGGTAATCGAGCCAAATATGGGACCCATCGAAGCCGTGGTTGAAGACATCCGTTACAGGGCTCAACTTATCGCAAGGAACCAGAAACTTGATTCAGGAGTATCTGCAGCCGGCGTAAGCGGTTTTATTGCAGGATTTGTCTTCGTCATAGTGATGGTAATCATACTCCCGATGTTCATCTGGAGCGTGATCTAA
- the mtrG gene encoding tetrahydromethanopterin S-methyltransferase subunit MtrG — translation MSEASDKIPSVVVDPADFNEVLEKLNNIDEKIEFVNSEVAQRIGKKVGRDIGILYGAVAGIIMFLLYLLFLAPMLNI, via the coding sequence ATGAGTGAAGCAAGCGACAAGATACCAAGCGTAGTCGTAGACCCTGCAGATTTCAATGAGGTACTTGAGAAACTCAACAATATTGATGAGAAGATCGAGTTCGTAAACAGTGAAGTTGCTCAGCGCATTGGTAAAAAGGTAGGAAGAGACATAGGAATTTTATACGGAGCAGTAGCCGGGATCATTATGTTCCTGTTATACCTTCTGTTCCTCGCACCTATGCTCAACATCTAA
- a CDS encoding sugar phosphate isomerase/epimerase family protein has translation MILGASSFAGSLPEIASEVQSVELYMPKLGVYRNSVLQKDLLENILDELSTLDLHTSIHAPYFADVPTYPKDVVVDSADMDKRSFRLMEESIELAGRLGSGAVVLHPGRINGNYERAFSGMIENLRSLAKKASDYGVMLGLENKEGTDPGNLCTEVGEQIKAIEEVNSDNLGATLDIGHANLTCGGDMLKLREFARKLAPYIVHVHVHDNMGVWSENYDGDEHMAPGDGIIDYDVLKEIKGYKGIFNMEVFSMEDVAKGRATLSDAVLYSR, from the coding sequence ATGATATTAGGTGCCTCATCCTTTGCCGGAAGTCTGCCGGAGATCGCATCCGAAGTGCAGTCAGTAGAACTTTACATGCCAAAACTTGGTGTTTACAGGAACTCGGTACTTCAGAAAGACCTGCTGGAGAATATACTTGATGAGCTGTCCACACTGGATCTGCACACTTCGATCCATGCTCCCTATTTTGCAGATGTGCCTACCTACCCGAAGGATGTTGTGGTTGATTCTGCGGATATGGATAAGAGGAGTTTCAGGCTCATGGAAGAATCCATAGAACTTGCAGGACGTCTGGGCTCAGGAGCTGTTGTACTGCATCCGGGCAGGATCAATGGTAACTATGAAAGGGCTTTTTCCGGAATGATCGAAAACCTAAGATCACTCGCAAAGAAGGCATCAGATTATGGTGTGATGCTGGGTCTTGAAAATAAGGAAGGCACAGATCCCGGAAATCTGTGTACTGAAGTAGGGGAGCAGATAAAGGCCATAGAAGAAGTGAATTCCGATAATCTGGGTGCAACGCTTGATATCGGACATGCCAACCTGACCTGTGGAGGAGACATGTTAAAACTGCGTGAATTTGCCCGCAAACTTGCTCCTTACATAGTACATGTGCATGTGCACGACAATATGGGTGTCTGGTCTGAAAACTATGATGGTGACGAACATATGGCACCGGGTGATGGAATCATCGATTATGATGTGCTAAAAGAGATAAAGGGTTACAAAGGCATCTTCAACATGGAAGTGTTTTCCATGGAGGACGTTGCAAAAGGCAGGGCAACGCTGTCAGATGCTGTTCTGTATAGTAGATGA
- a CDS encoding preprotein translocase subunit Sec61beta, with the protein MAKKKSGGSGLMSSAGLMRYYEADKRAIHVDPKTVIVSGIVIGLSILVLSSYFGMWPLP; encoded by the coding sequence ATGGCAAAAAAGAAATCAGGCGGCAGCGGACTTATGTCATCCGCAGGTCTTATGCGTTATTATGAGGCCGACAAAAGAGCAATACACGTTGATCCGAAGACCGTTATCGTTTCAGGCATAGTGATAGGCCTGTCAATACTCGTATTGAGTTCTTACTTTGGAATGTGGCCTCTTCCCTGA